Genomic DNA from Echeneis naucrates chromosome 14, fEcheNa1.1, whole genome shotgun sequence:
TATCTATGCCAggaaagtctctgtctccctctctccctctccctcaccctCCCTTCCTGGGGGGTCGACACATGGCTTCTCATCAGTACTGGAGAACATCAATAGCAGCCTTGTCCcttgggtgagtgtgtgttaatttttttagaGTCTCCCTAATTACCATGTGCGTCATGGCAAGGCAACACATGCGCTTTCTCTGCAACAAAAGACCTTTACCAAACCTAATTGGCAGAGCCTGAATATGTGACCACTCCAAAAACGAGAACATCCTCATCAaagacagcagcaacagagaCCCTGAGTGGGGACAGATGCAgtgaaaacatgatttctgaGTCAGAGTCTCGCCTTAAGGCCACACCTAACACGTCTGTGTCCACCTCCCTCCCAGCTGGGTAAAACCCTGACCCATTTtaataacacacaacacatataTCTCACAAGACAACTGAGTAAACATCGCACTAGGTGTGCCCTGGAGCTGCATGAACATTGAAAATGGTGTTTGTCGTAAGAGAATCTGGATCAAAGATATTGCCTGTATTTTTGACAGAGTCCTTTGGGGGAGCTGTGCTGCCACTGAAGTTGAAAGAAAGTCTGATAAGTGAGATTCTGTGGCCTAGAATTAGCATTTTCCTTTTATCCATGTTGAAAACATAGTTCTTTGTCATTCCTTGTGTTGTTGCTGAGAGATGATATGTTGAATGATGATTTTTACAATAGCTACTTCGTATGACCTAGCTTGTCTGAGATGTCACAGCAAAAGAGTGTCTTCAGGGGTCAGCCTCTTAATATCCAGCAATGACTACACCCTTCTTCTTCAGAAATGCAACCACACACTTCGACCTACAAGTAGAATATCACTCGGACAGTAAAATGCATCTGTTTTAAATGCGAGATGGAGAGAAGAGTTTtgttgtgtgattgtttttccattttcagttaTATTAAATTTGAGATCATTAGTGTGAACTGTGTTTTCTATACaacaatgatgataataatcTGCCTTGCCCTGGGTTTGCTTTAGCCTGAAAAGAGGACACATTTGTTGAGATGTGTGTAAATCTCAACAATGCTATAACCAGGCACAGATTTTATTGGTTCACTCTCTTTCAATTAACTGATCAATCTTTCAAGAAGCAGTAGTGAAGAATATTTAGTGATGAATGCTGAATAATTCAGACAGAATatgccaacaaacacacagtttctttTAACATCAAAGACTGAGATTCTCCTGTCAGAGCATTCAGTACACTTTCAACCCTCAGATGTTCAACTTTGAAGAGTTTGTTGATAAAAGccttgctgaaaaaaaaaaaagtctgtatgTTATGAAATGGCATATAATTGGCATGTGAGATTAGATTGTTTCATGTGAAAACACTATGAAGCCCAATGATGCCAGTGTAATGTCATGTTGCTGATGTAAATACTTGCAGCATCATTagtcacatatatatatatctgttaACTATAAACAGCAATGTTCTCAGTGAAAAGTGTGATGTGAAGGACAGTCAAAACACTCGACGCTATAATCACTTTAAGTTCCACAGATACAAGATTCAAAAGCAACATTTGACAAACACGTTTACTCACCTTACtcaaatttgtcatttgtgttaGTCACTCAGCACTTGATGGAGTTCAGCTAGCTAAAACTAATACAATACCTCACCGTCATAAATGTTaacgttatttatttttggagtaGTTAGTGCTATTGGACTTTAATGAATTATACACAGAGGTGTTGATGCCACTTACACTGTCatcactgatatacacacaaaggacaaaataacaacaacaacaacaacaatagtaAATAGCTGTCACAAAATGCTCCCTCCCAAAAGACTGACTCAACATCACCCCCATTAGACATCATTGTAACGTATAAACTGATATCAGTGTTTGAttcctaaataaataataccGGGTTGTGAGTACTTTAACCTTTGGTCCTATTTGTATTTGTGACGCAGCATCTTAACTGTGGgaggttttttatttaaagactCAACACCGATCTTTGTTAGTCAGGGTAAcgagtgttttattttgaaaaggcgCGACGGAAGCACTTACGACTCCTTCCGGTACAAACCGGAAGAGGCTGAGCTCACGAGTAGCAGCTTTTCCCTAGGGAACTGTAATCATTTGAATCATTTCgccttcctcctctgttttggATTCAAACTCCTCAGCTACAGCGACGTGTCGTGTGACAAAGACGTGTTATTTCAGAAACATTAACTTCCGCTGACAGACCGCCGGAGCCGCCGGCTCCATGGCGCCTCTCCGGGTCCTGTGTGTTCACGGTTACCGTCAGAGCGGCAGCTCCTTCCGCGACAAGACCGGAGCTCTGCGGAAGCTGCTGAAGAAGCACGTGGAGCTCGTTTACCTGAGCGCCCCGCACGGCGTCACGCACGGCGTCACGCACGGCGCCCCGCAGGCCCGGGAAGGTGGGCCAACCCTCCGCATCGACCTCCGACCAGAGACATATCACATATGTTCAGTGCAGACTAATCCAAAAATACACGGACTAATAAACCGGTTTGTTGTGGCAAGAAAAAGCaataacttttaaaatgaactgcATTCAGGTGTGAATGTGTCCTAAAACTGTCCAAAAGATTGATGTTATACTAGTTTTGTCATAAATTAAGCCCGTTGCATTTGCCTTTACATGTTATAGTCAGTAAGGTAAAGAAAGCCATGAAATACCAAATCATGTTGGATATGTTTTAGTTTCTTATCCAGTTACTTCTCAGTTATTCAGTTTGCCATGCAGTCAGTAATAGGAACTTTTTTATCATGAGTGAAATTCCCTATGTTCTCTTTCATGGACAGATATTCGTGTTCTGAGAATGAGAATTTAAACTTTGGGTATTCATGGTATCTCTCTCTTAATacactttcttcttctgtacTTGGGAATTTCCAGAGAAGGAGGACTGTTCAGGTCCTGCAGGTGATGAGGAACCGAGGGGTTGGTGGTTCTCTGACGTCCAGGCTCGCAGCTTCAGTGCTCAGCAGCAGTGTGAGGAAAGTGTGGGGCTTGAAGAAAGTGTGACGGTTGTGAGAGAAACTGTGAAGTTCCAAGGTCCATTTGACGGCATTCTGGGCTTTAGTCAAGGAGCAGCTTTTGTTGCCATGTTGTGCTCTTTGCAGGAGCAAAAACTGGAGCCAGAGTTCCACTTCCGCTTTGCCATCCTTGTTGCTGGTTTTCAGAGCGCGTGCAAGGAACACAGGAAGTTCTACAATACTTCCCTCCAGATCCCCTccctgcatgtgtttggactggaGGACCGGGTCATCCCTGACAGCATGAGCAGGGAGCTCCTTCCCTCTTTCCAAGACCCTCAGGTCCTGATCCATCCTGGGGGCCATTTTGTCCCTGCTGCATCCGCACACAGACAAACGTACCAGGACTTCCTCAACAGGTTCCAGTGAAAAGAGCTGCAGTCTCTCTTTCTTAAAAAGGAAGGCCaggaattatgtttttttttttttctgtcttgtagCATCGTTGGACCCAAAGAACCCTTTGAGTTGCAACTCATGATGTTCAGATGCTTGTTTTGTTCTCTGGTCTGATTCATCCTAAACAATTGAATGGCTACTGTCCTTCTCGGGAAAAATGTCTTGTTAGAGACAATAAATAAGATGAcaactatttattttatgaactgtggtctctgtttcttttttatgacCTGTGTAATATCCTTGCTGGCCTATTAAGTGAAATTTTATTGTGCATTTCATTGAAAAAGAGCTCACGGTGGCTTTTCTTTGTACAACATGTTTATGGAGAAGAAACCCACAGATGTAGTTAATAACGTGCATCATGGCATTCCATTAGCGCTGTTCCTCCACAACAAGATgtttgtgggttcaattcccgggcctggggtctttctctgtggagtttgcatgttctccccgtgcctgcgtgggtttcctcccaccatccaaagacatcatttttgggttaattgcagactctaaattgtctgtaggtctgagtctgagtgtgggtggttgtttgtctctgtgatggactggcgacctgctCAGGGTGCACCgcgcccaatgtgagctggaattggctccagcatcattcagcgacccagaaacagaaaagcgatagatgatgaatgaatgaatgaatggcgcTCCATTTGTGCTTTTCCTATGTTGAATGAAAATAGATCACTTCACTGCAATAAAGACCTCCGCGTGCTTCAAATAAGCAAACGTTTCCAGGCTTGATtgtaaacagaaacatgaataaCAAGCTTTTCACACCTCCACACTCCTGGCCAGCAAAGGGAGTGTGACTGCAGGGTTGTTGATTTTGGAAAGTTATGAAACTTGTTGGATGCAGCTCCTTGTGTTCTGCCATCATGGAAGATTATTCAAACACTGCATGAAGATCGCACAGGCACTTTGTTTGAAGGTTAGGGAGGCCTTTAGCAGACAGCCAGATGGGAACTGTCTGGGCGTTTGTTGACTTCATCTGGGAAATAGACAATTATCAGGAAATATGATACATGACTCGTTACACGTAGATGTGTTTTCCATCTTTCCCTGCAATGATCTCAGTAGCAGAAGCTGAATTGAATTCTCCCTTTTGAATAAATAAGAACTGCTTGGTGCTGGGAACATCTCACCATGATTGTGGAAAAGTATGGCAAGAATTTTGTACCAGAGCCACTTTGAGAAAACTTGATTTAAAACATTCAAGTAATATTTTTTGCAACATAGTTTCAAAAATATGTCTTTGTGTAGAGCCACGCTCCAACACTGTTGGAGTCCTTTTAACACATGCTTATGTTGTCCGTGAGTCGTTTTCACCCACGTTAAAGGTACATTGCAGTGTGAGCACTGAAGAGTTACCTTTGTGTCTCAGTGATTGCTTCCGGGGTTTTAGTTTTCGGGACGTATGGAGGTGGATATTCTGACAGGTTTACGTACATGCACGGTTCAAGGACATGTTGTTCTTTTATGGCTGAAACATGTGCATGTCAGACTGCACTCATACGATTGTTTCCAGATGTgtgctttctcttctctctacctcgctctctctctctctctctctctctttttcgcTTTCATCTCCCATCGGCTTCAAACTCCTCTCAACATCTTCCTCCCATCCATGTCCTGTGTGTCATCATCTCTGGGCACAGCATACCTGATCACATGTCTGCCACATTTATGACATGAACAAAAAGAGATATccagacaaacaaaactttttgttCATGTCATAAATGTGGCAGACATGTGATCAGGTATGCACTTTTGATCCAAAAACTACAGACAACTGTGAGCAGTAAGTGGAACTCTGACACAGTAAAACAGCTTATATTTAATATCAACTTCCTCTCTTGTAAACACGCTCCCTTGCTCTCTTAACCAGTCTGTCGTACCTAATGAGCCTACGCTGCCGCTCACTCTCTCGCATAGACATCATGGCTACGTGGCCTCGTTTCTCCATCACAGGCCTCGTATTCGTTCTCTCCTGTGCTCCCCTGTGGCCCTTGTGTCCCTCCAAGACCTCACAGTACACACAGACTCTTACACATGGTTTTGATAACAAGTAGAGACGAatggagagagtgagtgagcaaGTGAGGGAGgcaaacagtaaaagaaaaacacagagggtCACTCTTGCCAGTAAGTTTTACAACAGAGCCGTGACTCTCTGCTCAGGAATCTGTTCCCCCTGTTGCACAACAACCGGGAAATAATGGaatgagagacaaagacagatgagGGTGGAGTTATCCTCGCTTCCTCCCTGGATGAACCCCCCCTACCCCCCCATCCCTAtgcttctgcctctctctggcTGTTGCGGTTGAGAAAGGGAGAGTAAGGGCACATTCAAAGTTTTCATGGCGATTGAAGGATCACtttttccctcttccctcaGTGGAGTATGGGGGTTGGAGCTCGGAGCAGAGGGGTGTGTCAGCACACAGATGGGCTCTATTTTGATTATGGAGCATTTGTTGTTATGGGAAACGGAAGCAAGGGAGGGGCCACGTAGTGCATGTGTCTATATAAGACTTGGACTTAAACTCCAAAGAGCCTGGTCATCCCATGGCCCAGGCTGACCAACGCTGCCTTGTTCATCCAGCAACGTCTGCTCACAGCTCTCACTGGAATAATCTGTGCTTACCAGATGCTCAGCAGAGGACGTGACAATTTTTATTAACTGGTTTACAAATTTTGgatttacacacattcatttttttgtcagcaaTGTTCTGATCCCAACAACGAGACAACCCTGAGGACAGAAGGACTGATATatagttttgatttttaacaTGTCCATAAAAATGTGGACGTCGAAATGATAATgatataaattaatttaagtCTGTAAGTCTATGCatgcccgtgtgtgtgtgtgtgtgtgtgtctgcacttgCACTGTTGAATTGgaatgctgctgctgtagatGGATGTGATGTAACATCGCACTGGATGCTGTCCAGAGGTATGGCCTGTGTCCAGCGATGGGGAGTTTGGCATCCCTCTCTGCTTTCTGGGTACCTGCATCAATAGAAAAAGGAAGTAATCTCGTGACAGGAGAGCTGTTTAGACAGTGCGGCATATCTGAGGTGTGCGATGTGTGTTGACACATGAAAGAGGGAACAGGGGGAGTATATTTAGAGTTGTCAGTCAAATTACTATTTACAGAAGAGAGAGGCAAGGAGAGTCAATTGATGTCAGCCAACAACAGTAAATTACACAGTTGGGAAGTCGATGCACAGCATTAGTGTGATGTCAAGGCCCTAACAGCAGGCACTGGGTGTTCACATGCGTCCATGCGTGGGTGTGTATAAGCATTTTTTCCCTCCATATGGGTGTGATTTGGTCACTTGTTGTTCCCTGCCCATAGTCGTACACTCCTGGTTTTCTTCTATTTTGTGGTTTCCTTGTTTGCGTAGACAAAGTGTACTCTGGCTGAGGCCAAAATCTGTTTGGTTGTTCTCCAGTCAGCCCACGTAGCCTTGTCTCTATTTGTCCTTCTCCCCGACTGAGACATCTGACATTGTTTTCTATTTGGTCAGTGGGCCTGTCGGTGGGAAAACTCTGTTAACAAGCAGTCacagattttatcatttcatctcCTGCAACATCCTGTCTGTGATTGACAGGTCAGTCTGTAGAATGTGGGTCTTTCCAGGTGAGGAAAGAGTGTTAATATCAGATGTAACTATGCTCAGAGGTCATGGTCATGTTGACTGTCAGCGGCAGAGGTACAGAGGTGAGCCGAGGACACAGCTGAAGCCCACTGAGGTTATGGCAGCAGCCACTTCACCAATGATGTCATCCGCAGTCGTTTGTCTGCTTG
This window encodes:
- the ovca2 gene encoding esterase OVCA2, with the protein product MAPLRVLCVHGYRQSGSSFRDKTGALRKLLKKHVELVYLSAPHGVTHGVTHGAPQAREEKEDCSGPAGDEEPRGWWFSDVQARSFSAQQQCEESVGLEESVTVVRETVKFQGPFDGILGFSQGAAFVAMLCSLQEQKLEPEFHFRFAILVAGFQSACKEHRKFYNTSLQIPSLHVFGLEDRVIPDSMSRELLPSFQDPQVLIHPGGHFVPAASAHRQTYQDFLNRFQ